The following DNA comes from Geminocystis sp. M7585_C2015_104.
TGGTTTACGCCTCATGGCTTAGTTTTGGGTTTTTGTCGTATCTACATGATAACTAATGGTTTATATTACTGGGGTTGGTGGTAGAATTGTCGGGCGTGGAAGGCTGCATATCTTCCATTTAGCTTTAGTAACTCTTCATGGGTTCCCGATTCTATGATTCTACCCTTTTCCAACACTAAAATCCGGGTTGCTTTTCTCACCGTAGCCAGACGATGGGCAATTACAAATACCGTACGGTCTTTCATTATCCTTTCTAATGCTTCTTGTACCAACACCTCCGATTCTGAGTCTAAGGCGGAGGTAGCCTCATCTAGGATGAGGATTTTCGGTTTCCAGAATATGGCGCGCGCAATGGCAATCCGTTGTCTTTGTCCTCCTGAAAGACTCACACCTCTTTCTCCCACGTATGTATAATAGCCCTGGGGTAGATGGCAAATGAATTCATGGGCGTTGGCAATTATTGCTGCTTTTTCTACCTCCTCCATGTCAAAATTTGTTGCCCCAAAAGCTATATTTTCTGCTATCGTCCCGGAGAATAAATTAGTTTCCTGGGGGACTATTCCTATTTGTTTCCTTAGACTTTTTATTGTGATATCTTTTATGTTTATCCCATCAATTAATATTTCTCCTTCATCCACGTCATAAAAGCGAGGCAAAAGGTTTACCAATGTGCTTTTCCCCGCCCCCGATGCCCCCACTAAGGCAATTATCTCTCCTTTTTTTGCGGTAATGTTAATATTTTCTAATACTTTTTTTCCCGGCGAGTAGCTGAAAGAGACGTTGCGATATTCCACGTTGCCTTCTATATTCTCCAGTTTAATTGCCCCCGGTTTTTCCACAATCAACGGCTTTACTTGCAGCAATTCAAATACTCTTTCTACTGAGGCCTCTCCCTGTTTAAATTCATTATAATTGCTGGTAGTTATGGCGATGGGATCTATTAGTAAAGCCACTGCAGTAAGATAACTGATAAAATCGGCACCAGTCATGTTGTTTAGAGAGATTTGCCAGCCGCCCAAAAAAAACAGGAAAATTATACTCATTGCCTCTAGAAAGCCCACCACCACGTACTGAAGGGCCCTATTTTTTTCTGCAGCCAGTTTGGCTTTTCTAGTATTTTCTGCCTCGAGGGAAAAGCGTTGTATTTCATATTCTTCTGCAGCAAAAGCTTGTACTAGTCTGATACCAGAAATAACCTCGGTAAGCAGGGATGATAGATTAGAAACCCTATTTTGACTTTTTCTGGTCAATTCTAGCAGTTTATTGCCAAACCAGGTGATTAAAAGTGCCATCAGGGGGGCTATGGTTAAAGTAGCTATAGTCAGTTGCCAATTGACAAAAAACATGTAGGCAATTACGACAATTAGCTGTAGAATACTAGGGATAAATTGGTGGAAAATTTTGTTGATTACCTCGCCAATTCTGTCCACATCTTCAGTCAAACGGTAGGCTAAGTCGCCGGTTTTAGCTACTTGGAAATAGCTTAAACTAAGGGTTTGTAAATGGGCATAGACTAGTTTCCGCAAATCGAAGGCAATTTGGAGGGCGGCTTTTGCCATGAAAGTATCTTGCCCATATTGAGTAAATCCCCTGACAAGGAAGACTACAGCAGACAATCCCGCCAGGGAGATAATAGAGTCCAAATCCCCCTTACCCACATACTCAGCCATTCTACCTGCCAACCAGGCCATAATGGGCCAGAAGGTGGTAAAACCAATAGTGCAGGCAAAGGCAATGGCAATAGTTTTTGCTTCTTTGAGGATATGGGGGATGAGTAACCGATAGCTGGATTGGGATAACAATTTCAAACCTGTCCAATGGGCGATGAGTGGCCGACGTGTTGTTAATTTTAACAGGCTAAGAGGCCATCCTTTGAGCTTTTTGTTTTCTTTCTCTTAGGTAGGCGAAAAATTCCTTGGCTTCCCGCAATCGTCTCTTAAACATTTGGGTGTCACTCAACATCTCACCGACAATAGGGATTATGGCCCGTGGGCGGAAGTAGAAACGACGATACATTCTAGCAACTGCCTCTTCAATTTCGGCGGCAGATAGATGGGGGTAGGAGAGG
Coding sequences within:
- a CDS encoding ABC transporter ATP-binding protein, which produces MLSQSSYRLLIPHILKEAKTIAIAFACTIGFTTFWPIMAWLAGRMAEYVGKGDLDSIISLAGLSAVVFLVRGFTQYGQDTFMAKAALQIAFDLRKLVYAHLQTLSLSYFQVAKTGDLAYRLTEDVDRIGEVINKIFHQFIPSILQLIVVIAYMFFVNWQLTIATLTIAPLMALLITWFGNKLLELTRKSQNRVSNLSSLLTEVISGIRLVQAFAAEEYEIQRFSLEAENTRKAKLAAEKNRALQYVVVGFLEAMSIIFLFFLGGWQISLNNMTGADFISYLTAVALLIDPIAITTSNYNEFKQGEASVERVFELLQVKPLIVEKPGAIKLENIEGNVEYRNVSFSYSPGKKVLENINITAKKGEIIALVGASGAGKSTLVNLLPRFYDVDEGEILIDGINIKDITIKSLRKQIGIVPQETNLFSGTIAENIAFGATNFDMEEVEKAAIIANAHEFICHLPQGYYTYVGERGVSLSGGQRQRIAIARAIFWKPKILILDEATSALDSESEVLVQEALERIMKDRTVFVIAHRLATVRKATRILVLEKGRIIESGTHEELLKLNGRYAAFHARQFYHQPQ